The following coding sequences are from one Planctomycetota bacterium window:
- a CDS encoding DUF1501 domain-containing protein produces the protein MNLLADIQREQARLASRRWFLQDCGLGLAGIALSSLLGRDAWAATSTNPLAPRRPHFAPKAKRVIYLFQAGAPSHLELFDYKPELAKRSGQLPPAELLKNYRAAFIKPNSALLGPKYKFVKHGQCGMEISELLPHTAGIVDDICLIRTMQTDAVNHAPAQIMMNTGSQNFGRPSFGAWTLYGLGSEGDDLPGYVVLTSAKGTSGGASNYGSGFLPATYGGVPLRSSGDPILYLSNPHGIDDETQRESLETLRHLNEIGLAASGDPDTAARIQSYEMAYRLQSSAPELANLSSESPETLAMYGIKDPNEANYARNCLLARRLIERGVRFVQLFHEAWDQHANLTKAIKKNCDDTDQASAALVKDLKQRGLLDDTLVVWGGEFGRTPMVQGGNDGRDHHNRSFSFWLAGGGAKRGYVHGETDELGFNVATHPVHVNDLNATLLHLLGFDHKRLTFRSQGLDMRLTGVAGELVKPILA, from the coding sequence ATGAATCTGCTCGCCGACATTCAACGTGAACAGGCTCGCCTGGCGTCGCGCCGCTGGTTCTTACAAGACTGCGGCCTGGGGCTAGCAGGGATTGCTCTATCGTCACTGCTGGGTCGCGACGCTTGGGCAGCCACGTCAACGAACCCCCTGGCGCCGCGTCGGCCGCACTTTGCCCCCAAGGCCAAGCGAGTGATCTATCTGTTCCAAGCCGGCGCGCCGAGCCACCTCGAGCTGTTCGACTACAAGCCCGAGTTGGCCAAACGGAGCGGGCAGTTGCCGCCGGCGGAGTTGCTGAAGAATTATCGCGCCGCGTTCATCAAGCCCAACTCGGCCCTGCTTGGTCCCAAGTACAAGTTCGTCAAGCATGGCCAATGCGGCATGGAGATCAGCGAACTGCTGCCTCACACGGCGGGAATCGTCGACGACATTTGCCTGATCCGGACCATGCAGACCGACGCGGTCAATCACGCTCCAGCGCAGATCATGATGAACACCGGTTCCCAGAACTTCGGCCGCCCTAGCTTTGGCGCATGGACGTTGTATGGGCTGGGAAGCGAGGGGGACGATCTGCCAGGCTACGTCGTGTTGACCAGCGCCAAGGGGACCAGCGGCGGGGCCAGCAACTACGGCTCGGGCTTTCTGCCCGCGACCTATGGCGGCGTGCCATTGCGTTCGAGCGGCGACCCGATTCTGTACCTGTCGAACCCGCACGGCATCGATGATGAGACACAGCGCGAGTCGCTGGAAACCCTCAGGCATTTGAACGAAATCGGCCTGGCCGCCTCGGGCGATCCCGATACGGCGGCGCGAATTCAAAGCTACGAAATGGCCTATCGACTGCAATCGAGCGCGCCGGAGTTGGCGAATCTGAGCAGCGAGTCCCCCGAAACGCTTGCCATGTACGGCATCAAGGATCCGAACGAGGCGAACTACGCCCGCAACTGCCTGCTGGCGCGGCGCTTGATCGAACGCGGCGTCCGCTTCGTGCAACTGTTCCACGAGGCATGGGACCAGCACGCCAATCTGACCAAGGCCATCAAGAAGAACTGCGACGATACCGACCAGGCCAGCGCGGCACTGGTCAAGGACTTGAAACAACGCGGGCTGCTGGATGATACGCTGGTTGTGTGGGGGGGTGAGTTTGGCCGCACGCCGATGGTCCAAGGTGGCAACGACGGCCGCGACCACCACAATCGTTCGTTCTCGTTCTGGCTGGCCGGCGGCGGCGCGAAGCGCGGCTACGTGCATGGCGAGACTGACGAGCTGGGTTTCAACGTGGCCACGCACCCGGTACACGTCAACGACCTGAACGCAACGCTGCTGCACTTGCTCGGTTTCGATCACAAGCGGCTGACGTTCCGCTCGCAAGGGCTCGACATGCGCCTGACCGGTGTCGCCGGCGAGCTGGTGAAGCCGATCCTGGCCTGA